Proteins from a single region of Methanotorris igneus Kol 5:
- the argB gene encoding acetylglutamate kinase codes for MEEKTNLSKAEILMEALPYIQKFQNKRFVIKYGGHAMIDENAKNWTAKDIVLLRFVGINPVVVHGGGPEINKAMEKMGKKPEFIHGLRVTDEETLDIVMMVLIGKINGEIVSKIGKFGGKAVGLSGKSGHLIKARKKIKYIEKDGERIMVDLGRVGETERINTELIDILLENNYIPVISPIGIDDEGKALNLNADTVAGDIAGAIGAEKLILITDVDGIMEDINDPSTLYKKLTISEVEELMKKGIIKGGMIPKVEAAINALNKGVKSVHIINGKIPHALLLEIFTEEGIGTMIVRD; via the coding sequence ATGGAAGAAAAAACAAATCTAAGCAAAGCCGAGATCCTGATGGAAGCACTCCCATACATCCAAAAGTTTCAAAACAAGAGGTTTGTTATAAAGTATGGTGGACATGCAATGATAGATGAAAATGCAAAAAATTGGACTGCAAAAGATATTGTTTTATTGAGGTTCGTTGGAATAAACCCTGTTGTTGTCCATGGAGGAGGGCCAGAAATAAATAAAGCAATGGAAAAAATGGGAAAAAAGCCAGAGTTCATCCACGGGCTTAGAGTTACTGATGAGGAAACATTAGACATTGTAATGATGGTGTTGATTGGAAAGATAAATGGAGAAATTGTCTCAAAGATTGGTAAATTTGGAGGGAAAGCTGTAGGGTTATCTGGGAAGTCAGGGCATTTAATTAAGGCAAGGAAGAAGATTAAATACATTGAGAAGGACGGAGAAAGGATTATGGTTGATTTGGGAAGAGTTGGAGAAACGGAAAGAATTAATACAGAATTAATTGATATTTTATTGGAAAACAACTACATCCCTGTTATTTCACCAATTGGAATCGATGATGAAGGAAAAGCCCTCAACTTAAATGCAGATACAGTTGCAGGGGATATTGCGGGAGCAATTGGTGCGGAGAAGTTGATATTAATTACCGATGTTGATGGAATTATGGAAGACATAAACGACCCCTCAACATTATACAAAAAATTAACCATATCTGAGGTTGAAGAGTTGATGAAAAAAGGAATTATAAAGGGAGGAATGATTCCAAAAGTAGAAGCAGCAATAAATGCATTAAATAAAGGGGTTAAAAGCGTCCACATAATAAATGGAAAAATTCCTCATGCTTTGTTGTTGGAGATTTTTACAGAGGAGGGTATTGGAACGATGATTGTGAGAGACTAA
- a CDS encoding 50S ribosomal protein L31e, with protein sequence MMEERIYTIPLRDIMNKSKRTKRAPRAIRKIREFLKRHMKAEIVKLDNSINEKVWERSIEKVPPRIRVKAVKEGDVVRATLAE encoded by the coding sequence ATAATGGAGGAGAGAATATACACCATCCCATTGAGAGACATAATGAACAAGTCAAAAAGAACAAAAAGAGCTCCAAGAGCAATTAGGAAAATAAGGGAGTTCTTAAAGAGACACATGAAGGCAGAGATTGTAAAATTAGACAACTCAATAAATGAAAAAGTTTGGGAAAGAAGTATTGAAAAAGTTCCACCAAGAATTAGAGTTAAGGCAGTTAAGGAAGGAGATGTTGTTAGAGCAACACTCGCAGAATAA
- a CDS encoding translation initiation factor IF-6, protein MIIRKYFSGISTLGVLALATEKFALLPYIVEENTVEEIKKVLDVPVTQLNVGGCSLIGSLCVANSYGLLLPNIVKDDEVELIKNFLEENDIDIQIKILNSKNTALGNLILTNDKGCIISEELKGFKKDIEDILNVDVDIGNIAELPTVGSNAVATNKGCLVHPLADDEELEWIKDVLKIDCIGRGTANKGVTSVGACIIANTKGAIVGGDTTGPELLRIEEALDLI, encoded by the coding sequence ATGATAATAAGAAAATACTTTTCTGGAATATCCACCCTTGGTGTTCTTGCCCTTGCTACTGAAAAATTTGCTCTTCTTCCATATATTGTTGAGGAAAATACAGTAGAAGAAATTAAAAAAGTTCTTGATGTTCCAGTAACACAATTAAATGTTGGTGGATGTTCTTTAATTGGTTCTTTGTGTGTAGCAAACTCTTACGGCCTTTTATTGCCAAATATTGTAAAGGATGATGAAGTTGAATTAATTAAAAACTTTTTAGAAGAGAATGACATTGACATCCAAATTAAAATACTAAACTCCAAAAACACGGCTCTTGGTAATTTAATACTTACTAATGATAAGGGATGCATAATTTCTGAGGAATTGAAAGGTTTTAAAAAGGACATTGAAGATATCCTTAATGTTGATGTTGACATTGGCAATATTGCAGAACTCCCAACCGTTGGAAGTAATGCAGTAGCAACTAACAAAGGATGTCTCGTGCATCCACTTGCAGACGATGAGGAACTTGAGTGGATTAAGGATGTTTTAAAAATTGACTGCATTGGTAGAGGAACTGCAAATAAAGGGGTTACATCTGTAGGGGCATGTATTATCGCAAACACTAAAGGTGCCATCGTTGGTGGAGATACCACAGGACCTGAATTACTAAGAATAGAGGAGGCACTTGACTTAATTTAA
- the rpl18a gene encoding 50S ribosomal protein L18Ae, whose amino-acid sequence MVKIFRIKGEVLGKDEPMVFTKEYRALKEEHALELMYSEIGSKHRVRRRMIKVHEVKEISEDEVTDPILKKMLAMY is encoded by the coding sequence ATGGTGAAGATATTTAGGATAAAAGGGGAAGTTTTGGGCAAAGATGAACCAATGGTATTTACAAAAGAATACAGGGCTTTAAAAGAGGAGCATGCTTTGGAGTTAATGTATTCTGAAATTGGTAGTAAACATCGTGTAAGAAGAAGAATGATAAAGGTTCATGAAGTTAAAGAGATTTCTGAGGATGAAGTTACTGACCCAATATTGAAGAAAATGTTAGCAATGTACTAA
- a CDS encoding DUF2666 domain-containing protein has protein sequence MENRIQFIAKHNDWFVVKKMNIDDKTENIEIARLLSSIDETVLNKLPEYLPFDMKKLEEIADEIYQKKKGRVKEEDVVNALMKLKSPSTTKKLGEITDSKEGKEILKVILNNIILERLGIKTRVDPKLIEKYIEKMNEE, from the coding sequence ATGGAGAATAGAATACAGTTTATTGCAAAGCACAATGATTGGTTTGTTGTAAAAAAGATGAACATTGATGATAAAACAGAGAATATTGAAATAGCAAGATTGCTAAGTTCTATTGACGAGACTGTTTTAAATAAACTGCCTGAATATTTGCCATTTGATATGAAAAAGTTGGAAGAGATTGCAGATGAGATTTACCAGAAGAAAAAAGGTAGAGTTAAAGAAGAGGATGTTGTTAATGCATTGATGAAACTTAAATCTCCATCAACAACAAAAAAATTGGGGGAAATTACAGATTCAAAAGAAGGTAAAGAGATTTTAAAGGTTATTTTAAACAATATAATTTTGGAGAGATTGGGTATAAAAACAAGAGTTGACCCAAAATTAATTGAGAAATATATTGAAAAAATGAATGAGGAATAA
- the mer gene encoding 5,10-methylenetetrahydromethanopterin reductase: protein MKFGIEFVPNEPIQKLCYYVKLAEDNGFEYCWITDHYNNRNVYMALTAIAAATNKIKLGPGVTNPYVRNPAITASAIATLDELSGGRAVLGIGPGDKATFDALGIEWVKPVTTLKESIEVMRKLLAGERVSFDGNVVKVAGAALAVKPIQKKVPVYVGAQGPKMLETAGMIADGVLINASNPKDFEAAIPLIKKGAEAAGRSMDEIDVAAYACMSVDKNAEKAKQAAVPVVAFIAAGSPPVVLERHGIDMEKVEKIREALKKGDFGTAFGTVDDAMLEAFSIYGTPEEVVEKCKKLAEMGVTQIVAGSPIGPNKETAIKLIGKKVIPALKE, encoded by the coding sequence ATGAAATTTGGTATAGAGTTTGTCCCAAATGAACCAATTCAAAAACTCTGTTACTATGTTAAATTAGCAGAAGATAACGGGTTTGAATACTGTTGGATTACCGATCACTACAACAACAGAAACGTTTACATGGCATTAACTGCAATTGCAGCTGCAACAAACAAAATCAAATTAGGACCGGGAGTTACAAACCCATACGTTAGAAACCCAGCAATCACTGCATCAGCAATTGCTACATTGGATGAATTATCAGGGGGAAGGGCTGTTTTAGGTATTGGACCTGGAGACAAGGCAACATTTGACGCTTTAGGAATTGAGTGGGTCAAACCAGTTACAACATTAAAAGAAAGCATTGAAGTCATGAGAAAATTGTTAGCAGGAGAGAGAGTTTCATTCGATGGAAATGTTGTTAAAGTTGCTGGTGCAGCATTAGCTGTAAAACCAATTCAAAAGAAAGTTCCTGTTTATGTTGGGGCTCAAGGACCAAAAATGTTAGAAACTGCTGGTATGATTGCTGATGGTGTCTTAATCAACGCATCAAACCCAAAAGACTTTGAGGCAGCAATTCCATTAATTAAGAAAGGAGCTGAAGCAGCAGGAAGAAGCATGGATGAAATTGATGTTGCTGCTTACGCATGTATGTCAGTTGATAAAAACGCAGAAAAAGCCAAACAAGCTGCAGTTCCAGTTGTTGCATTTATTGCAGCAGGTTCACCACCAGTTGTCTTAGAAAGACATGGAATTGACATGGAAAAAGTTGAGAAAATTAGAGAAGCATTGAAGAAAGGGGACTTCGGAACCGCATTTGGAACAGTTGACGATGCTATGTTAGAAGCATTCTCAATCTACGGAACACCAGAAGAAGTTGTTGAGAAATGTAAGAAATTAGCTGAGATGGGAGTAACCCAAATCGTTGCTGGTTCACCAATTGGACCAAACAAAGAAACAGCAATTAAATTAATCGGTAAGAAAGTTATACCTGCATTAAAAGAATAA
- the cofH gene encoding 5-amino-6-(D-ribitylamino)uracil--L-tyrosine 4-hydroxyphenyl transferase CofH, with amino-acid sequence MDLEKFREKEISKRECLELFENDELFFDVLRFADELRRETVGDIVTYVVNRNINFTNICIGDCKFCAFRVNENDKNAYFLDIDEIARRALEAKKIGATEVCIQGGLHPKVDTYFQIEILKKVHEITKPYGDIHIHAFSPMEVYFAAENAGLDVKEALKMLKENGLNSMPGTAAEILDDEVRRELCPHKISTKQWVDIIKTAHKLGIPTTSTMMYGHIDEYKHWVKHLFLLKEIQKETNGFTEFVPLSFMHKYAPIYKEGRAKAGATGIEDLKVYAVSRIVLNDYIKNIQVSWVKLGQKMAQIALKCGGNDVGGTLMEENISRAAGAEYGVSMSVEEIRNMIERIGRIPKERTTLYKILE; translated from the coding sequence ATGGATTTAGAAAAATTTAGAGAAAAAGAAATTTCAAAGAGAGAGTGTTTAGAATTGTTTGAAAATGATGAGTTATTTTTTGATGTTTTAAGATTTGCCGATGAATTGAGGAGGGAAACTGTTGGAGATATTGTTACCTATGTTGTTAATAGGAATATAAACTTTACAAATATCTGTATAGGGGATTGCAAATTTTGTGCATTTAGAGTTAACGAAAATGACAAAAACGCCTATTTCTTAGATATCGATGAAATAGCAAGGAGGGCCTTGGAAGCTAAAAAGATTGGGGCTACTGAGGTCTGTATTCAAGGGGGTTTGCATCCTAAGGTTGATACATACTTCCAAATAGAGATATTGAAAAAAGTTCATGAAATAACAAAACCTTATGGGGACATCCATATCCATGCGTTTTCTCCAATGGAAGTTTATTTTGCCGCTGAGAATGCAGGACTTGATGTTAAAGAAGCGTTAAAAATGCTCAAAGAGAACGGGTTAAATTCAATGCCTGGAACCGCTGCGGAGATACTTGACGATGAAGTAAGGAGGGAACTCTGTCCACACAAAATATCAACAAAGCAATGGGTAGATATAATAAAAACCGCCCATAAGTTGGGGATTCCAACAACATCAACAATGATGTATGGCCATATTGATGAATATAAACATTGGGTTAAGCATCTGTTTTTGCTGAAAGAGATTCAAAAAGAGACAAATGGATTTACGGAGTTTGTTCCTTTGAGCTTTATGCACAAATATGCACCAATTTACAAAGAGGGGAGGGCAAAGGCAGGTGCAACTGGAATAGAGGATTTAAAGGTCTATGCAGTTAGTAGGATTGTTTTAAATGATTATATAAAAAATATTCAGGTCTCGTGGGTTAAATTGGGGCAAAAGATGGCCCAGATTGCTTTAAAATGTGGGGGTAATGATGTTGGTGGAACATTGATGGAAGAGAACATCTCAAGAGCCGCAGGGGCGGAGTATGGGGTGAGTATGAGCGTGGAGGAAATAAGGAATATGATAGAGAGAATAGGGAGAATTCCTAAGGAGAGGACAACGTTATATAAGATTTTGGAATAG
- a CDS encoding RNA-binding protein: MEIKRRYHLKKKELKQIKEELSKFFTDIDDIIPKKANVEIAITDKYDMILVDNKPVAVRLNNKLYPTLKVLLDKDIKEKRVVVDMGAVKFLANGADVMAPGIVDADENIKEGDVVFVVDEKHNKPLCVGEALMDGKTMKEANKGRAIKTVHHVGDDIWKF; this comes from the coding sequence TTGGAAATAAAGAGAAGATACCACTTAAAAAAGAAAGAATTGAAACAAATTAAGGAGGAATTAAGTAAGTTTTTTACGGACATTGATGACATAATTCCAAAAAAGGCAAATGTGGAGATAGCGATAACGGACAAGTATGACATGATTTTGGTGGATAATAAGCCAGTTGCTGTGAGATTAAACAATAAACTCTATCCAACATTAAAGGTTCTTTTAGATAAAGATATAAAAGAAAAGAGAGTTGTTGTTGACATGGGAGCTGTTAAGTTTTTGGCGAATGGGGCAGATGTGATGGCCCCGGGGATTGTTGATGCAGATGAGAATATTAAAGAGGGAGATGTAGTTTTTGTTGTTGATGAAAAACACAACAAGCCGTTATGTGTTGGAGAGGCGTTGATGGATGGAAAAACAATGAAAGAGGCAAACAAAGGAAGGGCAATAAAAACCGTCCACCATGTAGGGGATGATATTTGGAAATTCTAA
- a CDS encoding HemK2/MTQ2 family protein methyltransferase, which translates to MKTIKIGDIIIKTHPQVYEPAEDSELLMENLVDVKNKVVLDVGTGTGIQAINAAKKGAKIVVGVDINPYAIQIAKENAILNNLELNKKIFFFESDLFENVEGKFDVILFNAPYLPTSDEERLEGWLNYAFDGGEDGREVLDRFIEEVGDYLKENGIVQILQSSLTGEEKTIKMLNKQGFKAKKTAYKKFPFEELQVITAWRD; encoded by the coding sequence ATGAAAACCATCAAAATAGGGGATATTATCATAAAAACACACCCACAAGTTTATGAGCCCGCGGAGGATAGTGAATTATTGATGGAGAATTTGGTTGATGTAAAAAATAAGGTAGTTTTGGATGTTGGAACTGGAACAGGCATTCAGGCAATAAATGCGGCAAAAAAAGGGGCAAAAATAGTTGTTGGTGTTGATATAAATCCATATGCAATACAAATAGCAAAGGAAAACGCAATATTGAATAATTTGGAATTGAATAAAAAAATCTTCTTTTTTGAGAGTGATTTATTTGAAAATGTTGAGGGAAAGTTTGATGTGATATTGTTTAATGCCCCATATTTGCCTACATCCGATGAGGAGAGGTTAGAGGGTTGGTTAAATTATGCCTTTGATGGAGGGGAGGATGGGAGAGAGGTTTTAGATAGGTTTATTGAAGAAGTTGGAGATTACTTAAAAGAAAATGGAATAGTTCAAATACTACAATCTTCCCTAACGGGGGAAGAGAAAACCATTAAGATGCTTAATAAACAGGGCTTTAAAGCTAAAAAAACCGCATACAAAAAGTTTCCTTTTGAAGAGTTGCAAGTTATCACTGCATGGAGGGATTGA
- a CDS encoding Nif3-like dinuclear metal center hexameric protein, with amino-acid sequence MKAYEIIEIIENFAPKELAIVGDNVGLQVGDNLDKEVNKLGIALDPSLNVIKKAKKEGVDFLFTHHPILKNPIKNFTGIMYEKLKILMENDIILYSAHTNLDICKDGLNDALAELYKLKDVENLYENGLGRVGIFEGSFEELLDITKKYIVESPVVVGNIDGDNFKLAVLSGYGLSQDAIRYVAEKADVYLSGDLTHHSKILAEELGLVVVDGTHYGTEVYGLRKFMDYLKDMVDCEVVSLDF; translated from the coding sequence ATGAAGGCATATGAGATAATAGAGATAATAGAAAACTTTGCTCCAAAGGAATTGGCGATTGTTGGGGATAATGTAGGACTTCAAGTTGGAGATAATTTAGATAAAGAAGTTAATAAGTTGGGGATTGCATTGGATCCATCTTTAAACGTTATAAAAAAAGCAAAAAAGGAAGGAGTTGATTTTCTCTTCACCCACCACCCAATCTTAAAAAACCCAATAAAAAATTTTACAGGGATTATGTATGAAAAATTAAAAATTCTGATGGAGAATGATATTATCTTATACTCTGCACATACAAACCTTGATATCTGCAAAGATGGTTTAAATGATGCACTTGCTGAGTTGTATAAATTAAAAGATGTTGAAAATCTCTATGAGAATGGTTTGGGGAGAGTGGGAATTTTTGAAGGTTCTTTTGAAGAATTATTGGATATTACAAAAAAGTATATCGTTGAAAGTCCAGTAGTTGTTGGAAATATTGATGGAGATAATTTCAAATTGGCAGTTTTATCTGGATATGGATTATCTCAGGATGCTATTAGATATGTTGCAGAGAAGGCGGATGTTTATTTGTCAGGGGACTTAACTCACCACTCAAAGATATTAGCAGAGGAATTGGGGCTTGTTGTTGTTGATGGAACTCACTATGGAACGGAGGTTTATGGGTTGAGGAAATTTATGGATTATTTAAAGGATATGGTAGATTGTGAGGTTGTAAGTTTGGATTTCTAA